The genomic DNA GGTAATAGATATTAATAAGATATTTTATATAATTAAATAACGGTAATGGGGGATTAACATGAACATAAATGTTAGTGAACTGATGCCATTTCTAATTCCGTTAATAATTCTGCAGCTGCTGTTAATGGTTTCCGCGTTAATGATGATTGCCCGGCAGCGGCGTTTTAAATATTTAAACAGAGCGGCGTGGATAATAATCGTAGTTGTTTTTAATATTGTCGGGCCTGTCCTGTATTTCGTGCTGGAACGCAAGTAAATGTAAAACTGATGATGCAGAGATCCGTAAGGGTTTCTGTTTTTACAGTTCCTCAGTTTCAATTTCTTTACGGAGCGCCGAAACTTCTGTGCGCGTCATCGGGGCAAGATGCCCGTGGATATAAGTTTCGTACGGGATTTTGTCGACACTTGTAACGTAATCATAAAATTTGTTCGCGTCATAACCGCCGTCCAGTTCGTAAAAGTCACCCGTGTCGGCATCGCCGGCGAAGAGTACTTTATCTTCTTTAATATACACGACTGCACCGTCATCAGAATGCGGGTTTGCGATTGGAGTGACCTCAACTGTAACGTTGCCGGGATTAATAGTTAAATTGCCGTCGAATTCAACGTCTGCACGAACGACTTTAATTTCTGTAATATCGTCGTATTCAATTTTAATATGCGTGTCGCAGAATTCGCATTCCTCACCGGTTTTAAGACGTTCGTTCATTGCTTCCGGCGTCCATTTCCATTTTGTGAGATCGTTGAGAATTTCATTGGTTTTAGTATGCGTCATCGTTGTGCCTGGGAAAGCGTGCATGCCGAATGTATGGTCCCAGTGCCAGTGGGTGATCAGCGCGATTGCCGGCGCGGGAAGGTTCGCATCTTTAATTGCTTTCAACATCGTGTTCAGATGCGCTTTGGAATTGCCTGTATCGACGAGCAAGCTGAATTTTTCGCCGTGTATGTAACCGAGATTCGGACGGTCGCGTTGACTGTCGAACGGCAGTATGTAAACGTGCGGTGATATTTGGGTGAGCATAATCATCATCCTTTATATAGACAGACAGAAAACCACTTAACATGTGTTAGGTGGTTTTTATCTTGTCTTATTTT from Jeotgalicoccus saudimassiliensis includes the following:
- a CDS encoding PLDc N-terminal domain-containing protein; translated protein: MNINVSELMPFLIPLIILQLLLMVSALMMIARQRRFKYLNRAAWIIIVVVFNIVGPVLYFVLERK
- a CDS encoding MBL fold metallo-hydrolase produces the protein MLTQISPHVYILPFDSQRDRPNLGYIHGEKFSLLVDTGNSKAHLNTMLKAIKDANLPAPAIALITHWHWDHTFGMHAFPGTTMTHTKTNEILNDLTKWKWTPEAMNERLKTGEECEFCDTHIKIEYDDITEIKVVRADVEFDGNLTINPGNVTVEVTPIANPHSDDGAVVYIKEDKVLFAGDADTGDFYELDGGYDANKFYDYVTSVDKIPYETYIHGHLAPMTRTEVSALRKEIETEEL